The genomic DNA GAACCCATCCCGCCAGCCCCGCAAGGCGAAAGGATGGCGCGGGGGTTGTGGCCGGGTTGGTCGGCCGTCCCGTCATCGCGAGCGCAGCGAAGCGACCCAGGGCGGCGGGACGTCTGCCCACGGAGCGGTTCACTGGATTGCTTCGCTGCGCTCGCAAAGACGTGAGCCTCGGCCCCTCGGCCGAGGGCTGACCTCACATGTTCGGGTAGTTCGGCCCGCCCGGACCCTCCGGCGTCACCCAGTCGATGTTCTGGTTCGGATCCTTGATGTCGCAGGTCTTGCAGTGGACGCAGTTCTGCGCGTTGATCTGGTAGCGCACGCCGTCGCTGGCTGAAGAATCCTCCACCCACTCGTAGACGCCGGCCGGGCAGTAGCGGCCGGACGGGCCGCCGTAGACGTCGTGCTCGGAGCGCTTCTGCAGCTCCAGGTCGCGGACCTTGAGGTGCGGCGGCTGGTCCTCCTCGTGGTTGGTGTTCGAGAGGTAGACCGAGGACAGCCGGTCGAAGGTCAGCTTGCCGTCCGGCTTCGGATAGACGATCGGCGTCACCTCCGAGAGCGGCTTGAGGCAGGCGTGATCCGGCTTGCCGTGGGACAGCGTGCCGAACGGCGAGGCGCCGAGGATGCTGGTCGCCCACATGTCGATCCCGCCGAGCCCGACGCCGACCAGCGTGCCGTACTTGGACCAGAGCGGCTTGACGTTGCGCACCGCCTTCAGGTCCTGCCCGATCGGGCTGTTGCGCCATCCGGCCTCGTAGGCGGTGAGCTCGTCGCCGGCGCGGCCCGCCTTCAGGGCGTCCGCGATGGCGTCGGCCGCCTGCATGCCGGACAGCACCGCGTTGTGCGAGCCCTTGATCCGCGGCACGTTCACGAAGCCGGCCGAGCATCCGACGAGGCACCCACCGGGGAAGACCAGCTTGGGCACCGACTGCCAGCCGCCCTCCATGATGGCGCGCGCGCCGTAGCCGATGCGCTTGGCGCCCTCGAAGGTCTCGGCGATCATCGGGTGGGTCTTGAAGCGCTGGAACTCCTCGAACGGCGACAGGGTCGGGTTCTCGTAGTTCAGGTGCGTGACGAAGCCGACCGAGAGCAGGTGGTCATCGAAGTGGTAGAGCCAGGAGCCGCCGCCGGCCTTGTTGGGCAGCGGCCAGCCCATCGTGTGCTGCACCAACCCGGGCTCGAACTTGCCGGGCGCGAGCTGCCAGAGCTCCTTCACGCCGAGCCCGTACTTGAAGTGGTCGCTGTGCCGGTTGAGTTCGAACCGCTGGATCAGACCCTTGGTCAGGTTGCCGCGGGCGCCCTCGCCGAACACCGTGTACTTGGCGCGCAGCTCCATGCCGCGGGTGTAGTCCTCGCGCGGCTCGCCGGACCGGCCGATGCCGAGATCGCCCGTGGCTACGCCCGCCACGGCGCCGTTGCCGTCGAACAGCACCTCGGAGGCCGGGAAACCCGGGTAGATCTCGACGCCGAGCGCCTCGGCCTGGGCGCCGAGGTACTTGCAGACGTTCGAGAGCGAGCCGACGAAGTTGCCGTGGTTCGACATGAGCTTGGGGAAGAACACGTTCGGCAGGGTGATGCCGCTGTTCTTGGTGAGCATCATGAACTCGTCGCGCTGCACCTCCGTCTTGAGCGGCCGCTCCGGGTCCTGGCGCCACTCCGGCAGGAGCCGGTCGAGGCCGATCGGGTCGATCACCGCCCCCGACAGGATGTGGGCGCCGACCTCCGAGCCCTTCTCGACGACGACG from Methylobacterium oryzae includes the following:
- a CDS encoding electron transfer flavoprotein-ubiquinone oxidoreductase gives rise to the protein MALPERESMDFDVVVVGAGPAGLATAIRLKQRAAEIGEEISVVVVEKGSEVGAHILSGAVIDPIGLDRLLPEWRQDPERPLKTEVQRDEFMMLTKNSGITLPNVFFPKLMSNHGNFVGSLSNVCKYLGAQAEALGVEIYPGFPASEVLFDGNGAVAGVATGDLGIGRSGEPREDYTRGMELRAKYTVFGEGARGNLTKGLIQRFELNRHSDHFKYGLGVKELWQLAPGKFEPGLVQHTMGWPLPNKAGGGSWLYHFDDHLLSVGFVTHLNYENPTLSPFEEFQRFKTHPMIAETFEGAKRIGYGARAIMEGGWQSVPKLVFPGGCLVGCSAGFVNVPRIKGSHNAVLSGMQAADAIADALKAGRAGDELTAYEAGWRNSPIGQDLKAVRNVKPLWSKYGTLVGVGLGGIDMWATSILGASPFGTLSHGKPDHACLKPLSEVTPIVYPKPDGKLTFDRLSSVYLSNTNHEEDQPPHLKVRDLELQKRSEHDVYGGPSGRYCPAGVYEWVEDSSASDGVRYQINAQNCVHCKTCDIKDPNQNIDWVTPEGPGGPNYPNM